In Priestia megaterium NBRC 15308 = ATCC 14581, the following proteins share a genomic window:
- the yaaA gene encoding S4 domain-containing protein YaaA, producing the protein MKTEVKISTEYITLGQFLKLADVIQTGGMVKWFLSEHEVYVNGELEERRGRKLYANDEVDIPAAGSFVVIT; encoded by the coding sequence ATGAAAACAGAAGTTAAAATTTCAACTGAATACATTACGCTTGGCCAGTTTTTAAAACTAGCAGACGTCATTCAAACAGGTGGAATGGTAAAATGGTTTTTAAGTGAGCACGAAGTATATGTAAACGGGGAGCTAGAAGAGCGCCGCGGACGTAAATTATATGCAAATGACGAAGTGGATATACCGGCTGCAGGATCATTTGTTGTCATTACTTAA
- the recF gene encoding DNA replication/repair protein RecF (All proteins in this family for which functions are known are DNA-binding proteins that assist the filamentation of RecA onto DNA for the initiation of recombination or recombinational repair.), with translation MYIKEITLTNYRNYTKTTIPFENKVNVILGENAQGKTNVMESIFVLSMAKSHRTSNDKELIKWDCEYAKLSGIVEKHRGPVTLDLVISTKGKKAKYNHIEQKKLSQYIGSINTVMFAPEDLNLVKGSPQVRRKFIDMEIGQVSPVYMHDLSRYQKILQQRNQYLKQLQTKKQTDLSLLDVLTLQLSEMAAKILKKRFEFLQLLQQWAEPIHKGISRDLETLKIEYKNSIDVSEDADLSKMLEAYHQKFDKIKSREIDRGVTLAGPHRDDLLFYVNEKDVQTFGSQGQQRTTALSLKLAEIELIHQEVGEYPILLLDDVLSELDDFRQSHLLNTIQGKVQTFVTTTSIEGIHHETLEKAATYHVEAGQIQKVK, from the coding sequence TTGTATATTAAAGAAATTACTTTAACAAATTACCGAAACTATACGAAGACAACGATTCCTTTTGAAAATAAAGTAAACGTCATTTTGGGTGAAAACGCACAGGGTAAAACAAACGTGATGGAATCGATCTTCGTATTATCTATGGCTAAATCTCATCGTACATCCAACGATAAAGAATTAATTAAATGGGACTGTGAGTATGCAAAGCTATCGGGCATTGTAGAAAAGCATAGAGGGCCTGTTACACTGGATTTAGTCATCTCAACAAAAGGGAAAAAAGCAAAATATAATCACATTGAGCAGAAAAAACTCAGTCAATATATAGGGTCAATTAACACTGTCATGTTTGCTCCGGAGGATTTGAACCTAGTTAAAGGGAGTCCGCAAGTAAGGCGCAAATTTATTGATATGGAGATTGGTCAAGTTTCGCCTGTTTACATGCATGATTTAAGCAGGTATCAAAAGATTTTGCAGCAAAGAAATCAATATTTGAAGCAGCTGCAGACAAAAAAACAAACGGATCTTTCACTTTTAGACGTACTTACGTTACAGTTAAGTGAAATGGCGGCGAAAATCTTAAAAAAACGTTTTGAGTTTTTACAGTTACTCCAACAGTGGGCAGAGCCTATTCATAAAGGGATCAGTCGAGACTTAGAAACATTAAAAATTGAGTATAAGAATTCAATTGATGTATCAGAAGATGCAGATTTGTCGAAAATGTTAGAAGCATATCATCAAAAGTTTGATAAAATAAAAAGTAGAGAAATTGATAGAGGTGTCACCTTAGCGGGACCACACCGTGATGATCTTCTTTTCTACGTTAATGAGAAAGACGTTCAAACATTTGGTTCACAAGGGCAACAGCGGACGACTGCTTTATCGTTAAAGCTTGCTGAAATTGAGTTAATTCATCAAGAAGTAGGTGAATATCCAATCTTGCTTTTAGACGACGTATTGTCTGAATTAGATGATTTTCGTCAATCACACTTGCTAAATACCATTCAAGGAAAAGTTCAGACGTTTGTAACGACAACGAGCATTGAAGGAATTCATCACGAGACCTTAGAAAAAGCCGCTACATATCACGTAGAAGCTGGCCAAATTCAAAAGGTCAAATAG
- the gyrB gene encoding DNA topoisomerase (ATP-hydrolyzing) subunit B translates to MEQKEVQAYEADQIQVLEGLEAVRKRPGMYIGSTSAKGLHHLVWEIVDNSIDEALAGYCDEINVIIEKDNSITVKDNGRGIPVGIQEKMGRPAVEVILTVLHAGGKFGGGGYKVSGGLHGVGASVVNALSTSLEVYVHRDGKVHYQKYERGVPAADLKVVGETDKTGTVIQFHPDGEIFTETLEYDFDTLANRLRELAFLNRGIKITIEDKREEDKRREYHYEGGIKSYVEHLNRAKEVIHEEPIYIEGNRDNISVEIAIQYNDSYTSNLYSFANNIHTYEGGTHEAGFKTALTRVINDYARKNSVFKDSDANLTGEDVREGITAIISIKHPDPQFEGQTKTKLGNSEARTITDSVFAEHLETYLLENPIVAKKVIEKGLMAARARMAAKKARELTRRKSALEISNLPGKLADCSSKDPSISELYVVEGDSAGGSAKQGRSRHFQAILPLRGKIINVEKARLDKILSNNEIRTIITALGTGIGDDFDISKARYHKIVIMTDADVDGAHIRTLLLTFFYRYMRQIIEHGYVYIAQPPLYKVSQGKKVEYAYNDRQLEEVLASFPEGAKPNLQRYKGLGEMNPEQLWETTMDPEFRTLLQVNLQDAIEADETFEILMGDKVEPRRNFIEENAQYVKNLDI, encoded by the coding sequence ATGGAACAAAAAGAAGTACAAGCATATGAAGCTGATCAGATACAAGTATTAGAAGGATTAGAGGCTGTTCGTAAACGTCCGGGGATGTATATTGGATCGACGAGCGCAAAGGGTTTACATCATCTTGTATGGGAAATTGTAGATAATAGTATTGATGAAGCGCTGGCCGGCTATTGCGATGAAATTAATGTTATTATCGAAAAGGATAATAGTATTACAGTCAAAGATAACGGTCGTGGAATTCCGGTTGGTATTCAAGAAAAAATGGGCAGACCTGCCGTTGAAGTTATCTTAACGGTTCTTCATGCCGGAGGTAAATTTGGCGGCGGCGGCTATAAAGTATCCGGTGGATTACATGGTGTAGGTGCCTCAGTTGTTAACGCACTTTCTACCTCTTTGGAAGTGTACGTACATCGTGATGGTAAAGTTCATTATCAAAAATATGAACGAGGTGTACCGGCTGCTGACTTAAAAGTAGTTGGAGAAACAGATAAAACAGGTACTGTTATTCAATTCCATCCAGACGGTGAAATTTTTACAGAAACGCTTGAATACGATTTTGATACGTTAGCTAATCGTCTGCGTGAGTTAGCTTTCTTAAATCGCGGTATTAAAATTACGATTGAAGACAAACGTGAAGAAGATAAAAGACGTGAGTATCACTATGAAGGCGGAATTAAGTCTTACGTTGAACACTTAAACCGTGCAAAAGAAGTAATTCACGAAGAGCCGATCTATATTGAAGGTAATCGAGACAACATTTCTGTAGAAATTGCTATTCAATATAACGATAGCTATACAAGTAATTTATATTCTTTTGCAAACAACATTCACACATATGAAGGTGGAACGCACGAAGCAGGATTTAAAACAGCGTTAACGCGTGTAATTAACGACTATGCACGTAAAAACAGCGTATTTAAAGACAGTGATGCCAATCTAACGGGTGAAGATGTTCGTGAAGGAATTACAGCTATCATCTCTATTAAGCACCCAGATCCGCAGTTTGAAGGACAAACAAAAACAAAGCTGGGAAATAGTGAAGCAAGAACAATTACTGACTCTGTGTTTGCAGAACACTTAGAAACGTACTTGCTAGAGAACCCTATTGTGGCAAAAAAGGTAATTGAAAAAGGTTTAATGGCTGCAAGAGCAAGAATGGCAGCTAAAAAAGCTCGTGAGCTTACAAGACGTAAAAGCGCGCTTGAAATCTCAAACTTACCGGGTAAATTAGCAGATTGTTCATCAAAAGATCCTTCTATTAGCGAACTCTATGTAGTAGAGGGTGACTCTGCGGGAGGATCAGCTAAGCAGGGAAGAAGCCGTCATTTCCAAGCTATTTTGCCTTTACGTGGTAAAATTATCAACGTAGAGAAAGCCCGTTTAGATAAAATTTTATCTAATAACGAAATTCGTACAATCATTACCGCTCTAGGAACGGGTATTGGTGACGATTTTGATATCTCGAAAGCACGCTACCATAAAATTGTGATCATGACAGATGCAGACGTGGACGGTGCGCATATTCGTACGCTTCTTCTAACGTTCTTCTATCGCTATATGAGACAGATTATTGAGCATGGATATGTGTACATTGCCCAGCCGCCTCTTTACAAAGTTTCACAAGGTAAAAAAGTGGAGTACGCGTACAACGATCGTCAATTAGAAGAGGTATTAGCTTCTTTCCCTGAAGGCGCAAAACCAAACCTTCAGCGTTACAAAGGTTTAGGAGAGATGAATCCTGAACAATTATGGGAAACAACAATGGATCCAGAGTTCCGTACCCTTCTTCAAGTGAACTTGCAAGATGCAATTGAAGCTGATGAGACATTTGAAATTTTAATGGGCGACAAAGTAGAACCACGCCGTAATTTCATTGAAGAAAATGCTCAGTACGTAAAAAATCTTGATATTTAA
- the gyrA gene encoding DNA gyrase subunit A: MSDKPNSQIREVNISQEMRASFLDYAMSVIVSRALPDVRDGLKPVHRRILYAMNDLGMGSDKPYKKSARIVGEVIGKYHPHGDSAVYETMVRMAQDFSYRYMLIDGHGNFGSVDGDAAAAMRYTEARMSKVSMELLRDINKDTIDYQDNYDGSEREPIVLPARFPNLLVNGSAGIAVGMATNIPPHQLGEVIDGVLAVSQDPDITIAELMEIIPGPDFPTAGQILGRSGIRKAYETGKGSIIVRAKVEIEEQSNGKQTIIVHELPYQVNKAKLIEKIAELARDKKIDGITDLRDESDRSGMRIVIEVRRDANANVLLNNLYKQTSLQTSFGINTLALVDGQPKVLNLKQCLQYYLDHQVVVIRRRTEFELRKAEARAHILEGLKIALDNLDAVIALIRGSQTTDIAREGLMTQFSLSEKQAQAILDMRLQRLTGLEREKIEAEYQSLLALIAELKAILADEEKVLEIIREELIEVKERFNDGRRTEIVSGGAEIIEDEDLIPRQDIVISLTHNGYIKRLPVSTYKSQRRGGRGIQGMNTNEDDFVEHLLTTSTHDTILFFTNKGKVYRTKGYEIPEYGRTAKGIPIINLLEVDKGEWVNAIIRVDEFVDDWYLFFTTKQGISKRTPLSSFENIRNSGLIALNLREEDELISVKLTDGKRDMVIGTKKGMLIRFNENDVRSMGRTATGVKGITLDSEDEVIGMEILEEQSDVLIITKNGYGKRTPIEEYRVQTRGGKGLRTCNITDKNGDVVALKCVSQEEDIMLITVSGVLIRVSVSDISQMGRNTQGVKVIRLGDEEFVSTVAKVQTSEDEDEILDELDEHEETDIIIEAEETEE, from the coding sequence ATGTCAGATAAACCAAACTCTCAAATAAGAGAAGTAAATATTAGTCAAGAAATGCGCGCATCCTTTTTAGATTATGCAATGAGCGTAATTGTATCGCGTGCTTTACCGGATGTAAGAGACGGACTTAAGCCTGTGCACCGTCGTATTTTATATGCAATGAATGATTTAGGTATGGGATCGGATAAGCCATATAAAAAATCAGCTCGTATCGTAGGAGAAGTAATTGGTAAGTATCACCCACACGGTGACTCAGCTGTATATGAAACAATGGTTCGTATGGCACAAGATTTTAGCTATCGTTATATGCTAATTGACGGTCATGGAAACTTTGGATCTGTTGATGGAGATGCCGCAGCAGCTATGCGTTATACAGAAGCAAGAATGTCAAAAGTTTCGATGGAACTGCTGCGTGACATCAATAAAGATACAATTGATTATCAAGATAACTATGACGGTTCTGAACGTGAACCAATTGTATTACCTGCTAGATTTCCAAATTTACTTGTAAACGGTTCAGCCGGAATTGCGGTAGGTATGGCCACAAATATTCCTCCGCATCAGTTAGGGGAAGTCATTGACGGCGTTTTAGCTGTAAGTCAAGACCCTGATATCACAATTGCAGAGTTAATGGAGATTATTCCAGGCCCAGATTTCCCAACTGCAGGACAAATTCTTGGCCGCAGCGGCATTCGTAAAGCTTATGAAACTGGAAAAGGTTCTATTATTGTTCGCGCAAAAGTAGAAATTGAAGAACAAAGCAATGGTAAACAAACTATTATTGTTCATGAACTTCCATACCAAGTAAATAAAGCAAAGCTAATTGAAAAAATTGCTGAGCTAGCCCGTGATAAGAAGATTGATGGAATTACGGATTTACGAGATGAGTCTGACCGTTCAGGTATGCGTATTGTTATTGAAGTAAGACGTGATGCAAATGCAAATGTTTTATTAAACAACTTATATAAGCAGACATCTCTTCAAACAAGTTTTGGTATTAATACCCTTGCATTAGTAGATGGACAGCCAAAAGTATTGAACTTGAAGCAATGTCTACAGTACTACTTAGACCATCAGGTAGTGGTTATTCGCCGTCGTACTGAATTTGAACTTCGAAAAGCAGAAGCACGTGCGCATATTTTAGAAGGTTTAAAGATTGCTCTTGATAATTTAGATGCTGTTATTGCTTTAATTAGAGGTTCTCAAACAACAGATATTGCACGTGAAGGATTAATGACGCAGTTTTCGTTATCTGAAAAACAAGCGCAAGCTATTTTGGATATGCGCCTACAGCGTTTAACAGGATTAGAGCGAGAGAAGATTGAAGCAGAATATCAATCTTTATTAGCGCTAATTGCTGAATTAAAAGCTATTTTAGCAGATGAAGAAAAAGTATTAGAAATTATTAGAGAAGAACTAATAGAAGTAAAAGAAAGATTCAATGACGGCCGTCGAACAGAAATCGTAAGCGGAGGAGCTGAAATTATCGAAGACGAGGATCTGATTCCTCGCCAAGATATTGTTATTAGCTTAACGCACAACGGCTATATTAAACGTTTGCCTGTTTCTACGTATAAGAGTCAGCGAAGAGGCGGAAGAGGTATTCAAGGAATGAATACAAACGAAGATGATTTTGTTGAACATCTTCTAACAACTTCTACTCATGATACGATTCTCTTCTTTACAAATAAGGGAAAAGTTTACCGTACGAAAGGATACGAAATTCCAGAGTACGGAAGAACGGCTAAAGGAATACCTATTATTAACTTGTTAGAAGTAGACAAGGGTGAGTGGGTAAACGCCATCATTCGCGTCGATGAATTTGTAGACGATTGGTATCTATTCTTTACTACAAAACAAGGAATTTCTAAGCGTACACCTTTATCTTCTTTTGAGAACATTCGAAATAGCGGACTTATCGCCTTGAATTTAAGAGAAGAAGATGAATTGATTTCTGTTAAATTGACAGATGGTAAGCGCGATATGGTTATTGGAACGAAGAAGGGTATGTTAATTCGTTTTAATGAAAATGATGTTCGTTCAATGGGACGTACAGCTACTGGAGTTAAAGGGATCACTCTCGATTCAGAAGATGAAGTAATTGGTATGGAGATTCTCGAAGAACAATCAGATGTCTTAATCATTACGAAAAATGGTTACGGAAAACGTACGCCGATTGAAGAATATCGTGTACAAACAAGAGGCGGTAAAGGTTTAAGAACATGTAATATCACTGATAAAAATGGTGATGTTGTCGCACTGAAATGTGTATCTCAAGAAGAAGATATTATGCTTATCACAGTAAGCGGCGTTCTTATCCGTGTTTCTGTTTCAGATATTTCACAAATGGGCCGTAACACACAAGGTGTCAAAGTCATCCGTTTAGGAGACGAAGAGTTTGTTTCAACGGTTGCAAAAGTACAAACTTCAGAAGATGAAGACGAAATTTTAGATGAATTAGATGAACATGAAGAGACAGATATAATAATTGAAGCTGAAGAAACAGAAGAATAA